Proteins co-encoded in one Carassius gibelio isolate Cgi1373 ecotype wild population from Czech Republic chromosome A15, carGib1.2-hapl.c, whole genome shotgun sequence genomic window:
- the LOC128029211 gene encoding amyloid protein-binding protein 2 codes for MAAVDLEWIPETLYNTAISAVVDNYGRSRRDIRSLPENIQFDVYYKLYQQGRLCQLGGEFCELEVFAKVLRASDKRHLLHHCFQALMDHGVKVASVLANSFSRRCSYIAESDAHVKEKAIQFGFVLGGFLSDAGWYGDAEKVFLSCLQLCTLHDEVLHWYRAVECCVRLLHVRNGNCKYHLGEETFKLAQSYMDKLAKHGHQANKAALYGELCALLFAKSHYDEAYRWCIEAMREITVGLPVKVVVDVLRQASKACVVKREFRKAEQLIKHAVFLAREHFGHKHPKYSDTLLDYGFYLLNVDNICQSVAIYQTALDIRQSVFGGKNIHVATAHEDLAYSSYVHQYSSGKFDNALFHAERAIDIITHILPEDHLLLASSKRVKALILEEIAIDCHNKETEERLLQEAHDLHLSSLQLAKKAFGEFNVQTAKHYGNLGRLYQSMRKFKEAEEMHIKAIQIKEQLLGQEDYEVALSVGHLASLYNYDMNQYDDAERLYLRSIAIGKKLFGEGYSGLEYDYRGLIKLYNSVGNYEKVFEYHNILSSWNRLRDRQFAVADALEDVNTSPQATEQVVQSFLLSQSHGAGRPCLG; via the exons ATGGCCGCGGTGGATCTGGAATGGATCCCTGAGACCCTGTACAACACCGCTATCTCAGCCGTGGTCGACAACTACGGCCGATCGCGACGGGACATCCGCTCTCTGCCTGAAAATATACAGTTTGATGTGTACTACAAG CTTTACCAGCAAGGCCGGCTCTGCCAGCTGGGAGGGGAGTTCTGTGAGCTGGAGGTCTTCGCTAAAGTCCTCAGGGCCTCTGACAAAAG GCATCTCCTACACCACTGCTTCCAGGCTCTGATGGACCACGGTGTGAAGGTGGCTTCAGTCCTGGCCAACTCCTTCAGCCGCCGATGTTCATACATCGCAGAGTCCGATGCGCATGTGAAAGAGAAAGCTATACAGTTTGGCTTTGTTTTAG GTGGCTTTTTATCAGATGCCGGCTGGTATGGAGATGCAGAGAAAGTCTTCCTGTCTTGTCTCCAGCTGTGCACATTACACGATGAGGTTCTTCACTGGTATCGTGCAGTAGAGTGCTGTGTGAG GTTACTTCATGTGCGTAATGGCAACTGCAAATACCACCTGGGAGAAGAAACTTTCAAACTGGCCCAGTCTTACATGGACAAACTAGCCAAACACGGCCATCAGGCTAACAAGGCTGCCCTGTATGGAGAACTGTGTGCCCTGCTCTTTGCCAAAAGCCACTATGATGAG GCTTATAGGTGGTGTATAGAAGCTATGAGGGAGATCACCGTTGGCTTACCAGTGAAAGTAGTAGTGGATGTTCTCAGACAAGCCTCTAAG GCCTGTGTTGTTAAACGGGAGTTTCGGAAAGCTGAACAACTGATAAAACACGCAGTCTTTTTGGCACG GGAACATTTTGGACACAAGCACCCCAAATACTCAGATACACTACTAGATTATGGATTTTATCTCTTAAATGTGGATAATATCTGTCAGTCAGTGGCCATTTACCAG ACTGCACTAGATATTCGGCAGTCAGTGTTTGGAGGAAAGAATATTCATGTTGCAACTGCACATGAGGACCTGGCGTATTCGTCCTACGTCCATCAGTACAGCTCTGGTAAATTCGACAACGCACT ATTCCACGCAGAACGTGCCATAGACATCATAACTCACATTCTCCCAGAAGACCATCTGCTGCTGGCCTCATCCAAGAGGGTGAAAG CCCTAATCCTGGAGGAGATTGCCATTGATTGCCATAACAAAGAAACCGAGGAACGCCTCCTGCAGGAGGCCCATGATCTGCACCTCTCCTCTCTGCAGTTGGCCAAAAAAGCTTTCGGAGAGTTCAACGTTCAGACGGCAAAACACTATGGGAACCTGGGCCGCCTCTACCAGTCCATGCGCAAATTCAAG GAGGCCGAGGAGATGCACATCAAGGCCATTCAGATCAAGGAGCAGCTGTTAGGACAGGAGGACTATGAGGTGGCTCTGTCAGTGGGACACTTGGCCTCGCTCTACAACTACGACATGAATCAGTACGATGATGCAGAGCGTCTGTACTTGAGATCCATCGCTATTG GCAAGAAACTGTTCGGGGAGGGGTACAGTGGACTGGAATATGACTACAGAGGTCTGATAAAACTCTACAACTCAGTTGGAAACTACGAGAAGGTCTTTGAGTACCACAATATTCTGTCCAGCTGGAACCGTTTAAGGGACCGGCAGTTTGCAGTAGCCGATGCGTTGGAGGACGTCAACACAAGCCCCCAGGCCACAGAGCAGGTGGTGCAGTCTTTCCTGCTTTCCCAGAGCCACGGAGCCGGGCGTCCCTGCTTGGGCTAA